DNA sequence from the Shewanella piezotolerans WP3 genome:
AATAGTCTTGAAAGGCATTAATTAAATCGAGTTGCGGCCAAACAAAATCAGTTTTAGTTTTTATTGTCCGCAGATCTAACAGCATAGAGTCAAACTTGTTAGGGATCTCATTCACAATACTAGGATTAAAAAACAGTTCAGCGCCTATCAGGTTATTATGATCTCGACGCTTTTTATCAATCACAAAATCGATCTGTTTTACATTGGTAATGGTGGTGTGCTTTTTACAAATAGATAGACACTCGTCATCCATCACTTGTTTATCACAGACTGCAGACTGTAAGAATAAACACTGACGACTGGTCATCAGCAAAATGGGGTGCAATGCACTGTAGTGCAAGCTAAACCCATGTGGAGCGTGAATCGATTTTATCTGTTTTCTGTTCAACTCATTAGAAATGAAAGCACCATTGCAACCCTGTTTTTGTAAGCTAGTTAAACTGAAGGAGTTACTGGTATTAAGATGTGGTCCCGCGATCCATTTAATACCTAACTGTTTCGAGATAAAGCCGACACCAGTGTTATTACTGACAATCTGTGTTTGTGGTATCGACTTTAAGATATGTGCAACGGCTTCAAACTCTTGCTGCAGCACAATCGGACCAAACCAAGGTGTGAGCTCAGGTTCAGCTTTAAAAAGTGCGATTAATTTATCAGATTCACAGGAAATTGAATCGGGAACCGCATAGTAAACATTTAGCGTTTTCGATTTGTTTTGCAGTTTAAGTGCTCTATATAAAGCGAGATCTTTTCGATTTCCAATTAATATCGCACAAGTCGATTTGCTACGCGCTGATTCTGCAGTACTTGGAGCCGGATTTTCAGCTAAACGCGCTTTTTTTATTTCACTAAATTCAACAGGTTTGATAGGAGTCTTGTTACCGTTTAGAAAACGCATTATCGCTATCTTCATCTGAGTTAACTCTTTAAACGAAAGGTAAACATCACCAAAATACTGTGAAAAATCGATATTGTGTAATTGATGCTTGTAAGAGTTAAGGCTTGCAAAGCGGCTAGTGAGCTCATCTTTTGACAATTGATACTTGTTTGCAGTTGATAACAGGCTCGTTGATTGCACACTAAAGCTCGGTTGTTTGTCCGTAGCAATAAAAACATCAATGGTTAAAACAGTCCGTAATTGCCCACTAATTGCCAGTTTGATAAGCGGTTTGCTGATATTTAGCGATTTAATTTGCTCGCCAACTGAATCAATAATCAATGTTTTTTTATCATATAAACGCTGTTTAACTACTTGTACAATATCTGCAGATACTTGAGGCTTACTTTGCTCTATCGCACTGAAGTGCTGTACTGCATTGTCTCGGGGATTATCGATATACATCTCTTTACCGACTTTCCCAGCTAAGTAACCATTGGTAAAGTCACGATTAAAGACGGTATATAACTCAGTTTTGTCGTTTGACAGTGCTTGTTTTTGTTGTAGTCGCTTAATTTGCTTTCGCCAAGTCGTTACCACACTGTGCACGTAGTGGTATTTCTTAATCCTACCTTCCACTTTTAAAGAATCTACTCCCGCATCGACTAACGCTTCTAGATCATCAAAGGCTGAGTTATCTTTCATGTTGAGTGGATATTCAGCGCCAATCTCAGTGGGTTGGTATTGATCGCGACAAGGCTGACTACAACGACCGCGGTTACCTGAATTACCGCCATGAGCTGAACTGAAATAGCACAAACCCGAAAAGCCAATGCAGTTAGAACCATGAACAAATACTTCTGTTAGCATCTCCAACTGATGCGCTTTTGCTGACATAGTCCTTATTTCATCTAAATTGAGTTCTCTAGATAGGTTTGCACGGTTAGCCCCCATTTGCTGAAGAAATGACAGTTGGCCGGTATTGTGGGTTGTTAGCTGAGTAGAAGCATGGACTTCAAGTGTTGGGTAATAATGTTTTAAGATCTCAAATACACCGAGATCTTGTACAATTACCCCGTCTATATCGGTATTAACCAGTTGATTTAACAATTTAAACAGCGCCGGCAACTCATGTTCTAACACGATAATGTTTAAGGTTAGAAATAGCTGACAGTCATGTTGATGAGCGACTCTTAGGAGTCCACAAAGCTGTTCGAAGTTTAAGTTTTCTGCCCGTTTTCTAGCATTGAAATTATCAAGCCCGCAGTAAACCGCATCTGCACCAGCTATAATAGCGGCTTTAATTGATTCGATGTCTCCACCAGGCGCTAGTAACTCAATATTTCTCACAATTTTTGTCTCTCAATCAATCTAAACCTCGATGCACTAATCAAGATTTGATAATTCCAGCTGCCAACCACTCAACCTGAATTTAAGTGTAATTCCAATCAGTATAAGAAGTTGCTACTCTCGCTGAGCGATCAAATCTTTATACTGATTGCTATAATAAGCAGTTAATTTTAAAGACTCGTCTATATAGTGGCTACTGCGTATAGTTAACTTATTGCTAAACCATGAGGTTGATCGCCTTACTGTACCGGTTAGTTGGCCCATCACGCATAAATCGCCTCAAGAAAGTGCGCATACAACATATATTTGATTTGAAGCGCGTTAAAGTCGGTATCTATCTGGCATTTATACTCAACAGCTAATTGATTAAAGGTTTAAAACCTCTTAGGATCACCAATTATTTATCAAAAGTTAAGACTGAAGTAGATGAACACCGACACCAATATCAACAAAGCCCAGCTTGCACTGTATTTTATCTATGACAGTCATTGTCCATGGAGTTACGCCGCAACTCCTTTAGTGAATGCTCTCAGTGAAGCATTCCCGAAAATGCAACTGCACTTGTTACATTGTAGCCATTTCGATGGCAGCGATAGTGCAGGGCTTGACCAAGTCAACGCAGTAAGAGATCTTGCAGAAGTAAAGTTTGGGCGAGAACATATTCGCTACGCTAATAGTCCAAAGGATGCCACAAAAGTTGCAAACCTTATGGCTTGGCTAGAAACGAAACAACCGGATAAGATGCTTAGCGTCCTTAATGCAATCCAAAAAGCGCATTTTATTGATGGTAATCCGTTAACCAACAAACATGACTTTAGTGAGTTGATTTCGACGCATAAATTATCGCCATCTAATAAGATATTTAGAGATGGATTGATCAATGACGCAGAGCAAATATTGGCGGGCATCGCCGAGATCTATGAAGTTCTTGGTACAACATCATTTCCAGCACTACTTATCACTGTCGATGATCAAGGTATCTTCATCGATCACTCTAAATACCTAGCAAAGCCAGAATCTGTAGTTGAAAGTGTTCTGCAAGAGATGCAGAACCTAGATTAAGATAGCATTATCCAGTTTAGACAAAGTCTACGTGCAGGCTTTGTCTAAATGAATGGGCAACCGCTGAAAATTATCGCTTGAGATAAACCTAAATAAAGGGATTCCAAATGCAGCTTGTAACGCCGACAACTGAGCATTTGAAACAGATGATGACGTGGTTTAACACTCAGCATGAGGTCTTTCAATGGGCAGGCCCCCATTTTAGATACCCCTACGATGTTGCTACATTCACCGAAGATCTTGCTCTACAAAGACTTGCTTCCTTCGCACTCGTGTCTGATAAATATGAGTTATTAGGCTTTGGCCAGTATTACCCGCGTTTAGAAAAGTGCCATTTAGGCCGAATAGTGGTCAATCCAAGTTGGCGAGGAAAGGGGATATCTAAAACCTTGGTAGAGCTGCTAAATGCTTGTGGCCTCAAACAACTGTGTTTACAACAAAGCTCTCTATTTGTACTCAAAGATAATCAAGCTGCAATCAATAGCTACCTAAAGCTGGGGTTTGTTGAAAGCACCTACCCAGAATCTATACCCATTGATCATTGTTTATATATGATTAGAGCAGCGAAATAACGTTAAGTCTTATATCTAATTTTGCTATTTAGGATCAGCGAGACTCTACGCCGCCATAGATATCAATCGTTAAACCGCGCTGCTCTGCGTAGTTTTTGGGAGTGAGCCCAATCTGTTTTTTTAGCTGCCGTATTAAGTGTGGTTGGTCGCTAAAACCAAATTTAAACGCCACCTCCGCCCAATCAATATCAACAGCTTCACGCTGATATAAGTATTCAAGCATCGCCTCCAATTTATTCATCGATTTACACTGCTTCATTGTTAAGCCTGTAACGCGGTAAAAACTACGTTCTAGTGTACGTTGTGAGCAGTGAAGTTTATCACCCAACTCTGAAATTAGACTGTTTTCTAATAGAGGCAACACCTTACGGGTAAGAGCACTATGCTGATCTTCTGTGGTTGAGTTGAACAGCGGTGACAAAAGCACATCTAGCATGTCTATACATCTGTCAGAGTCCGTTCGGCCTATGTGCAAAATATCATCCATGGCAAAACTGCTAACTCCTAGTAGCTCCTTAAACTCCATTTCAACAGCTTTATTCAGAGTAGGGTGCTTGTAACCTGGGATATTGAGCGAATAGAGTGCTCCAACGCGGAATTTAATGCCAAGATAGATAAAGCATTTGCTGTGGTCTAGTTGTAATGTTTGCTGTTGCGGGTATAGCCAGTGACTACCTTTACCAACACTCTTAGTTGGAGAAGTTTGATAATGGAAACACTGCTCTTTAGGGCAGAGAATGAAATGAGCTGCAGGATCGGGGTTTAACTTAGGGTAGTTATTAATATCCTGAGTCGAGCTTTTTTCTATTAACCAGTAAAATTCGACATACTTAGCTATTCGCTGATCTTTTGGGGCTGTGACCCAACTCTGCATGATTCAAACCTAATGTTCAGTTCTGCTGTCTAGTATAAGCTAAACCGCTAAAAACTGCAGTGAAGGGCGCATGCAATACTGTAAAAATGGCGTGTATTGAGCCCGAATGAGCACTCGGCAGCACTCATTCGATTAAATCACTTCAAAATCAACTTTAATGATCCGGTGATTGGATACTAGATCGGCCTTCGCAATCGCTTTTTGCGCCGCTATATTAGTGCTTTCAGTGGAACATATTGGAAGCAACCCCTTTTGGGTAGATATACTGACTAAAAACTTAAGCACTTCACGGGCAATACCTTTACCACGGTACGCCTTAGCGACAATCATTCCTAGATCGGCAGTATTCGTTTGGTACTGGTCATTAGTACGACATTCACCAGTTGCTAACACCTGCTGGTCTTTTTGATAGTACCAAAGCTCTTTACGGCTAATTAAATTACCGTAATAATCACTAAGCCACTGTGTTGGCGCGCCGATAGTTTCCACTGCAAAATCGACTAAAGATTTGTGCATCATTTTTGTGGCAAGCTGTAATTCAATTGCGTCGTCACTGCTTTTAGCTGCATGTTTAGCATGCTGATACATAAAGCTGTTTACCGATACTGAACTTGAGTTATCCAGGCATAGTGATAGGTATGCAGGCTCTGCTGTGCTGACAAATGCACCTTCAACAGGGCCTATCTCACTGCTATTTTGCTGAACAATTAGCGTGAACAGATCTTTAGCATTTGTTTTAGCTGTAGGTGACAGGTAAAACTGCAACATATAGCTTTCTTCGTTGACACAGCAATAACCGACAATATGTTGCTTTTCAACAAAGGCAAAATGTTCTGCTATTGGTATAAAGCCGAATTGCCACATACCATCTAGCGGGGCACTTGTTCGGCTAAAATACTGCTGCTTTAACGTTGCTAATGCACTAAGGTCCGTAATTTTTTGAATTTCTAACAAGTTTCTATACCGTAAATTGAGGATTGTTTTAGGCCAGAGCTATTCTATTAATGCAGCGCCGCCGTGATGGGAAAATATTAGCGGTGCTGTAGGGAAATTGATTGAACAAATACGACAGAGTTAGGTTACCGCATAAAATTGGCGTAGATATTTAAGTACATGCTCAGCGCGATAAACAGTTACAGGCGGCAATGAATTCGCCTGTAACTGTTTAACTGCCCTAGATTGTAAAACCCAGCCAACTAAGTCTCTTTGTTAGTACGCAACACCAATACGCTGGCAAGGGTGATTATTCGACTCTAGCTCATCAATCATCGCTATTGCGTAATCGCTAACCGAGATTTTACTGTCGCCATTATCATCAACGAGCAGTTGGTCAGCACCTACGCGGTACCTAGATAACTTTTCTCCGGGAATTATTTCAGCTGCTGGTGACACAAAAGTCCAATCGACAGTGGTTGTATTTTGTTTAAAAACCTCTAACGCTTCACTTTGAGCTATTGCTTCAGCCTTATACTCGTTCGGGAATTGGGCGGTTGAAATCAGTCTAATACCCGGTTCGACCTCTAAAGAGCCTGCGCCGCCTACCCAGAGCATACGATTAACACTTACTTGGGGGAGTGTATTCATTAATCGCTCGGCGGTTGTTTTTACAATGTCATGGTTTCCTAACGCTCGGCCACCAATTGAAGCGATAACCGCATCAACGCCTGCAATCGCATTAGCTAATTCGTTAGCAGTAGATAACAGATCGACTTTGCGAACTTCAATGTCGGTACGTTTAACTTTACTTGTGTCCCGCACTAAAGCGACCACTTGATGTCCACGTTGTGTTGCCTCATTAACTATGTGACTGCCAATCCAACCTGTTGCACCCAATACTGCTATTTTCATATTAATTTCTCCATAGAATTACTTGTTAATTGATAACCCATGCAGTCTAATTGAGCACTGACTCGAGATAAATATGCGAAAATGATGTAGTTTGTATCTGTTTAGGTTACTAATTGAAGTGCGATTAGTATTACGATTTCAGTCGCAAACCGGTCTGTATAACCCTGTTTAATAGGTTAGTCATAAAGCTAAAGGAATATCATGGATAGACTCACCGCTATGCGCAGTTTTGTTGAAGTGGCCCATTGTGCAAGTTTTACTAAAGCTGCTGAACGGCTTGATTTAAGTCGCCTACAAGTCTCTCGCCATGTTAATGAAATAGAAGCTTGGCTTGAGCAGCGACTATTACACCGCACGACTCGAAAAGTTAGCTTAACAACAGCAGGAGAAGCGGCGTTACTGCGTTGTGAGATGATATTACATGAAACTCTAGCGCTAGAAGTTGCCGCAAAGCATCATACGCCCAGTTTGTCAGGCACGATTCGTATTGCTGCGCCAATTGGTTTAACCCAAAATATGCTTATCGATGCTGTTGAAAAGTTTACCGGTGCCCACGCTGGCGTAAACGTACAGTTATTTGCTTCTGACCAGTTTGCAGAATTGGTTGATGAGAGGATAGATATTGCGCTGCGTTATACCGAGCAACCAGCAGACAATTTAATCGCGCGCAGGCTAATGAACATTGACTCAGTCATTTGCGCTTCAGCTGCGTACCTCGAGCAATTTGGAGAGCCCAAAGAGATCGAAGAGCTTAAGGAGCATAATTGTTTTTTGCACCTTGAAAAGACCAGCTGGGAATTTATAAGAGATAATAGTCGTAGCGCGATTACAGTGTCAGGTTCCATAAAAGCCAATGATCTCGGAGTGTTAGTTAAGGCCGCCCAGCACGGAAAAGGCATTGTTTTGCTGCCATGTGATCTTGCAAATCCACTTATTTCAGATGGTTCTTTGCAAATGATATTGAGCGAATATGAAATTCCAAGTAGCACCTTATGGGCAGTCTATCTGTCCCGTAGCTACCAGCTTCCTGTAGTCCGTCAGTTTATCGATTTCTTAGCTGAGCACTGGTCCAAAGATATCAAAACCTTGAAGTGAGCTACGCAAGATTGAGCTTAATAGGGCGTTTAACCCATTAAATCAAAGCCTGATTGGAGTGACCGTTGCATTTTTAGGTCAAGTTAATCAACGTTAATTCTACTGCTTAAACCATACTTACGGCATAATGGCGCCAATTTTTACTTTGAGTCGTTATAGAGAGTCGTTTTAATGGACACACAACAAGACAGTTACATGACTGAAGAAACTTTAATTGAAACAGTCGAGAATCAGATTGCCGATGGCGAGCCTAGAAAAGTCAAAGAGACCTTAATGCGTTTAGTGATGACCGGCACACAACGTGAAGAAGCGATAGAGTGGATGGCCTGTGCATTGGCAATAGAAGTCAGTGACGTTATGCAAAATAATGCGTCTTTCAACCATGTACGTTATACCCAACATTTAGATGCATTACCAAATTTAGATTGGATGGAAGATTAACCGTAGCAACATTGATCTATTTACTTAGTTTTACTAAAACCCCAATAACTGCAGTTATTGGGGTTTTGCTTTATAAACGGTGAGTTAAAGAAGAACTTATGTTTTTATCAAAGCAGATCTTAACGCAATTAGGACTAACGACTAGCCTATGTGCGTTGCTCGATGAACATGACTAAATACTTGTCTAGTCACAACAGCCTGATCAGACTGTTGTTGAAAAACATAGAATGCTTCATGTATTGCTAAGAACGACGAGCGAAGTCTGAGCGCAGAAGGAATGACGAACAAATGCCGATAATCACATTATCGGCATCTTTATATCTATAGCCAATCACACCCACACATGAATGCGCACAATTTACTAATGTTATGTTGAATACTGGCCGTCCGCTAAACTGCGCAGCAGCGGAGGGGATGCACAGCAGATATTTACACATAACATACATTGTGCGAATTCCTCTCGATTTATTTGTTCCTGGTCAAACGTTAGAAAAATCTAATGTTTGACCAGGACTAACTTCATTTGGTTTTGTTACGCAATCAAATCTATTAAATGGTTACACCATTTTAATGACCGAGCATAATAATTAATATGTTCGGGTATCTTAATGTTTATTAAATGGTGTAACCATACTAACAATTTTGGGGAGTATTGAGGGGATTTATCCCCTTGATGTGAGCGGAGCGATACGCCCCTTCTTTAAAAAAGCCTTCGTCCTGCTAGGCATCTTTTGATTTTACCTTGGGTGTACTTCGGTTTAATCGATTGCTTCTTTAACCCTGTTTTTTCTTTTCTTTTAAACCGTTTTCTAGATTTTCTGAGCTGCTGATCATTACTGCCATTTTTATAACTTCTTTTATAAAAGTTTTCTTGTCGATAGGTAAGGTGTCAATTGTTTTGCTTAGATAAATAGAACTTGTACTTTGCTCTCCAAAAACAATTTCATCTATTGAAGTATTCAGTGCTGTGGATATAGCGACAAGTGTTTCTAGGTTTGGATTGTTTTGTTCGCCCCTTTCCATTCTAGATAGTTGTGCCGTGGATACACCAGACCTATCTATAAGCTCTGAACGTGTCATTCCAAGGCTTTTACGCTTGAGCTTTATATTTTCACCAATTGTCATTTTTGAACCTTTGTGGGGGCATGTATGACTTATTTAAACTATTTTCTTGCATGTTTGATCTTTAGGTTGTACGCTTGCGTCATATTGATTGCATGGATTATATATTTGATGTCTAGAAAAAGATATTATTTACAGGATTTACCGACACCTTTAACTAGTTTTACTGGTGTTCGGTCTTGTACTACTGCTGAAAAGTTCGAACTTGCCGTTCAGGTTTGCTTGTCTTGCGGTCATGAATATGAATCGGACTCTGTAGTCACTTGCCCCGTCTGTGCTTCTAAACTCACTTATTCAGAAGATTCTTTTTTACCTGACACAAAGAAAGCAACTTTTAGCATAGTTGGCGAAGCCACGGCTAACCCGCTTGATTTGGGTTTGGTTCCAACACTTTTAGATAAGATCTCTTCTTACTCATTGCCAGTTAGAACAGCAAAAGAAAGGGCGGTTGCCAAAACCAATTGGCAAGCCCCCTTGTTTAATGTTTTACGCAAACACCGCGATTTTGCACCGGCAATGCTTCACTCTTTTATTTCTATCTGCGATAAGCGTTCTTATTTTGAGGCTTTACAGTCGGTTGAGTCTGCGTCCGCTCGACTTACCGAACTAGGCCACAACGCTACAATGGCAGAAGGTGACATCAAAGATTTAGCTAAGGAAAAGGCGCAACAACTCACTAAGCAGCTTGCAACTGTTGATGACGATGCTGAGCGATTCAGACTTGCTGAGCGCTCGCTATCATTTCTTGGTTTGTCTTTTGATGCTGCTACGGTTAAGCGAAAGCAAGAAGCTGGTGAGCTATTTTCAATGGTTAACCGTGCTGCTGATGAATACTGGTTGAGGCGTCAACTTCGCCGCCGCTTCGCGCAATCTGTAGAGCATGTCGCTCGTGATTTGGCATTGGTTCAAAAGCATAAACAGGTTTACTGCTCTGACTTTTCAGTCAATCGCTATAGAGCACGAACAGAAGACAATAGGGCGGCTTTAGAGAATACCGTTGCTTATGATGAAGATGATGCAAGCAATGTTTTCTCACTTGCTGAATTGTCTGATAAATCTGTTTCTAATGTTGATAATCGTAATGCTGAAATGTTCATTCGCTTAAAAGGGTTTGAAGCGGTTTCTCAGTCTTTAGGCCATAGCGCTATTTTTACAACGGTTACCGCGCCTAGTCGCTTTCATTCTGTCGCTAATCGAGTGACAAATAAGAAATGGCTAGCAGCGGGGAAACCTACGCCAGTTCAAGCGAATGACTATCTAGTCGAGGTTTGGACGGCATTAAGAAAGTCTCTCGATAAAAAGAAAATCAAAATCTACGGGATGCGTGTTGTTGAGCCGCATCATGACGGAACACCGCATCACCACCAATTAATTTTTGGCCTACCTACTGATTTAGCCTTTGTAAAAAAAGAGCTAAAGCGCTTGGCATTGCTTGACTCACCAAATGAAAAGGGTGCTAAAGAGCATCGTTTTAAGTGTGAAGATATCGACCCCAACTACACCAAAAAAGACGGCTCTAAAGGTTCTGCTGTGGGTTATATCGCTAAGTACATTAGCAAAAGCACAGACGGTAAACACATCGAGAAAGACCTGACAACTGATGCTGATGCAGCTAAATCTGCTGAAAGGATTGTGACTTGGGCACGTATTGAAAACATTAGACAGTTTCAATTTTTTG
Encoded proteins:
- a CDS encoding peptidase U32 family protein, which produces MRNIELLAPGGDIESIKAAIIAGADAVYCGLDNFNARKRAENLNFEQLCGLLRVAHQHDCQLFLTLNIIVLEHELPALFKLLNQLVNTDIDGVIVQDLGVFEILKHYYPTLEVHASTQLTTHNTGQLSFLQQMGANRANLSRELNLDEIRTMSAKAHQLEMLTEVFVHGSNCIGFSGLCYFSSAHGGNSGNRGRCSQPCRDQYQPTEIGAEYPLNMKDNSAFDDLEALVDAGVDSLKVEGRIKKYHYVHSVVTTWRKQIKRLQQKQALSNDKTELYTVFNRDFTNGYLAGKVGKEMYIDNPRDNAVQHFSAIEQSKPQVSADIVQVVKQRLYDKKTLIIDSVGEQIKSLNISKPLIKLAISGQLRTVLTIDVFIATDKQPSFSVQSTSLLSTANKYQLSKDELTSRFASLNSYKHQLHNIDFSQYFGDVYLSFKELTQMKIAIMRFLNGNKTPIKPVEFSEIKKARLAENPAPSTAESARSKSTCAILIGNRKDLALYRALKLQNKSKTLNVYYAVPDSISCESDKLIALFKAEPELTPWFGPIVLQQEFEAVAHILKSIPQTQIVSNNTGVGFISKQLGIKWIAGPHLNTSNSFSLTSLQKQGCNGAFISNELNRKQIKSIHAPHGFSLHYSALHPILLMTSRQCLFLQSAVCDKQVMDDECLSICKKHTTITNVKQIDFVIDKKRRDHNNLIGAELFFNPSIVNEIPNKFDSMLLDLRTIKTKTDFVWPQLDLINAFQDYLQQLADCKSEEQLYQALSVSTRAQYLKGL
- a CDS encoding NAD(P)-dependent oxidoreductase; this encodes MKIAVLGATGWIGSHIVNEATQRGHQVVALVRDTSKVKRTDIEVRKVDLLSTANELANAIAGVDAVIASIGGRALGNHDIVKTTAERLMNTLPQVSVNRMLWVGGAGSLEVEPGIRLISTAQFPNEYKAEAIAQSEALEVFKQNTTTVDWTFVSPAAEIIPGEKLSRYRVGADQLLVDDNGDSKISVSDYAIAMIDELESNNHPCQRIGVAY
- a CDS encoding replication endonuclease, producing MSRKRYYLQDLPTPLTSFTGVRSCTTAEKFELAVQVCLSCGHEYESDSVVTCPVCASKLTYSEDSFLPDTKKATFSIVGEATANPLDLGLVPTLLDKISSYSLPVRTAKERAVAKTNWQAPLFNVLRKHRDFAPAMLHSFISICDKRSYFEALQSVESASARLTELGHNATMAEGDIKDLAKEKAQQLTKQLATVDDDAERFRLAERSLSFLGLSFDAATVKRKQEAGELFSMVNRAADEYWLRRQLRRRFAQSVEHVARDLALVQKHKQVYCSDFSVNRYRARTEDNRAALENTVAYDEDDASNVFSLAELSDKSVSNVDNRNAEMFIRLKGFEAVSQSLGHSAIFTTVTAPSRFHSVANRVTNKKWLAAGKPTPVQANDYLVEVWTALRKSLDKKKIKIYGMRVVEPHHDGTPHHHQLIFGLPTDLAFVKKELKRLALLDSPNEKGAKEHRFKCEDIDPNYTKKDGSKGSAVGYIAKYISKSTDGKHIEKDLTTDADAAKSAERIVTWARIENIRQFQFFGGPSVTVWREMRRLKDEIQEGDAVFNNLEGTEHYLLEKVRKSADEGDWAAFCIAMGGVFVKRTDQTVRTHYAVPAVVEKLFESHEYATTRFGDKANARINGILFQGVFKATRFKNWVVMNKEAYIRGQKKVMSGVVDIFDVLEREKEYERMAEQQYQEYENHMFECEEMQALLFEASAWRGSEATDVMTH
- a CDS encoding helix-turn-helix domain-containing protein; this encodes MQSWVTAPKDQRIAKYVEFYWLIEKSSTQDINNYPKLNPDPAAHFILCPKEQCFHYQTSPTKSVGKGSHWLYPQQQTLQLDHSKCFIYLGIKFRVGALYSLNIPGYKHPTLNKAVEMEFKELLGVSSFAMDDILHIGRTDSDRCIDMLDVLLSPLFNSTTEDQHSALTRKVLPLLENSLISELGDKLHCSQRTLERSFYRVTGLTMKQCKSMNKLEAMLEYLYQREAVDIDWAEVAFKFGFSDQPHLIRQLKKQIGLTPKNYAEQRGLTIDIYGGVESR
- a CDS encoding GNAT family N-acetyltransferase, whose product is MQLVTPTTEHLKQMMTWFNTQHEVFQWAGPHFRYPYDVATFTEDLALQRLASFALVSDKYELLGFGQYYPRLEKCHLGRIVVNPSWRGKGISKTLVELLNACGLKQLCLQQSSLFVLKDNQAAINSYLKLGFVESTYPESIPIDHCLYMIRAAK
- a CDS encoding protein disulfide-isomerase, which translates into the protein MNTDTNINKAQLALYFIYDSHCPWSYAATPLVNALSEAFPKMQLHLLHCSHFDGSDSAGLDQVNAVRDLAEVKFGREHIRYANSPKDATKVANLMAWLETKQPDKMLSVLNAIQKAHFIDGNPLTNKHDFSELISTHKLSPSNKIFRDGLINDAEQILAGIAEIYEVLGTTSFPALLITVDDQGIFIDHSKYLAKPESVVESVLQEMQNLD
- a CDS encoding LysR family transcriptional regulator; translation: MDRLTAMRSFVEVAHCASFTKAAERLDLSRLQVSRHVNEIEAWLEQRLLHRTTRKVSLTTAGEAALLRCEMILHETLALEVAAKHHTPSLSGTIRIAAPIGLTQNMLIDAVEKFTGAHAGVNVQLFASDQFAELVDERIDIALRYTEQPADNLIARRLMNIDSVICASAAYLEQFGEPKEIEELKEHNCFLHLEKTSWEFIRDNSRSAITVSGSIKANDLGVLVKAAQHGKGIVLLPCDLANPLISDGSLQMILSEYEIPSSTLWAVYLSRSYQLPVVRQFIDFLAEHWSKDIKTLK
- a CDS encoding helix-turn-helix domain-containing protein; its protein translation is MTIGENIKLKRKSLGMTRSELIDRSGVSTAQLSRMERGEQNNPNLETLVAISTALNTSIDEIVFGEQSTSSIYLSKTIDTLPIDKKTFIKEVIKMAVMISSSENLENGLKEKKKQG
- a CDS encoding GNAT family N-acetyltransferase; the protein is MLEIQKITDLSALATLKQQYFSRTSAPLDGMWQFGFIPIAEHFAFVEKQHIVGYCCVNEESYMLQFYLSPTAKTNAKDLFTLIVQQNSSEIGPVEGAFVSTAEPAYLSLCLDNSSSVSVNSFMYQHAKHAAKSSDDAIELQLATKMMHKSLVDFAVETIGAPTQWLSDYYGNLISRKELWYYQKDQQVLATGECRTNDQYQTNTADLGMIVAKAYRGKGIAREVLKFLVSISTQKGLLPICSTESTNIAAQKAIAKADLVSNHRIIKVDFEVI